The proteins below are encoded in one region of Triticum aestivum cultivar Chinese Spring chromosome 1B, IWGSC CS RefSeq v2.1, whole genome shotgun sequence:
- the LOC123145673 gene encoding protein DEHYDRATION-INDUCED 19: MDSEHWISRLAAAKRFYAAQLGHAGADRAGMDELDMDGDENAGRPDFTCPYCYEDHDVASLIAHLEEDHPFEPHAAPCPICSEKVSKDMLNHITMQHGYLFKNRRRLRRFAVPGSQSLSLLSRDLREAHLQVLLGGGGHRSSNNNAANISADPLLSSFGLSFPTLDAEETSKLSTPAQSDVPVLKEAAARPWRSSMDSSLTREEREQASVRAAFVQDLLLSTLFRDQ; encoded by the exons ATGGACTCGGAGCACTGGATCTCGCGCCTGGCCGCCGCCAAGCGCTTCTACGCCGCGCAGCTCGGCCACGCCG GCGCAGATCGGGCGGGCATGGACGAGCTGGACATGGACGGCGACGAGAACGCCGGCAGGCCCGACTTCACCTGCCCCTACTGCTACGAGGACCACGACGTCGCCTCCCTCATCGCCCACCTCGAGGAGGACCACCCCTTCGAGCCCCACGCCGCG CCTTGCCCTATCTGCTCTGAAAAGGTTTCTAAAGATATGCTGAACCATATCACCATGCAACATGGGTACTTGTTCAAG AATCGCCGCAGGTTGCGCAGATTTGCTGTTCCAGGCAGCCAGTCGCTCTCTCTGCTGAGCCGGGATCTACGTGAAGCCCATTTGCAGGTGCTTCTGGGAGGTGGTGGACATAGGTCGAGCAACAATAATGCCGCAAATATTTCAGCTGATCCTCTTCTGTCATCATTTGGCCTTAGCTTCCCAACATTAGATGCTGAGGAAACATCAAAATTGTCTACTCCCGCTCAGAGTGATGTACCAGTGCTAAAAGAGGCAGCTGCTCGGCCGTGGCGGTCAAG TATGGACTCGTCGCTCACAAGGGAAGAAAGGGAGCAAGCCAGCGTGAGAGCGGCATTTGTGCAAGACTTGCTGCTCTCCACCCTATTCAGAGACCAATAA